The window CTTTGACAGACAGATCGATGCAATCGGGAGGATCAGCATGTCAAAACTTTCAGAGAAAGAGCGCGACAAGCTCTCCGACAGCGCCTTTGCCTACATCGACAAAGCAGGCGAGCGTCATCTGCCGGTCCACGACGAAGATCACGCGCGCAACG of the Herpetosiphonaceae bacterium genome contains:
- a CDS encoding DUF6582 domain-containing protein, translating into FDRQIDAIGRISMSKLSEKERDKLSDSAFAYIDKAGERHLPVHDEDHARNAIARYPQTDFESKAAKERARKRILEAAKKFDIEVSEDAEVHKKAD